A region from the Bos indicus isolate NIAB-ARS_2022 breed Sahiwal x Tharparkar chromosome 14, NIAB-ARS_B.indTharparkar_mat_pri_1.0, whole genome shotgun sequence genome encodes:
- the DGAT1 gene encoding diacylglycerol O-acyltransferase 1, translating to MGDRGGAGGSRRRRTGSRPSIQGGSGPAAAEEEVRDVGAGGDAPVRDTDKDGDVDVGSGHWDLRCHRLQDSLFSSDSGFSNYRGILNWCVVMLILSNARLFLENLIKYGILVDPIQVVSLFLKDPYSWPALCLVIVANIFAVAAFQVEKRLAVGALTEQAGLLLHGVNLATILCFPAAVAFLLESITPVGSVLALMVYTILFLKLFSYRDVNLWCRERRAGAKAKAALAGKKANGGAAQRTVSYPDNLTYRDLYYFLFAPTLCYELNFPRSPRIRKRFLLRRLLEMLFLTQLQVGLIQQWMVPAIQNSMKPFKDMDYSRIVERLLKLAVPNHLIWLIFFYWLFHSCLNAVAELMQFGDREFYRDWWNSESITYFWQNWNIPVHKWCIRHFYKPMLRRGSSKWAARTAVFLASAFFHEYLVSIPLRMFRLWAFTGMMAQIPLAWIVGRFFRGNYGNAAVWLSLIIGQPVAVLMYVHDYYVLNREAPAAGT from the exons ATGGGCGACCGCGGCGGCGCGGGCGGCTCCCGGCGCCGGAGGACGGGGTCGCGGCCTTCGATCCAGGGCGGCAGTGGGCCCGCGGCAGCGGAAGAGGAGGTGCGGGATGTGGGCGCCGGAGGGGACGCGCCGGTCCGGGACACAGACAAGGACGGAGACGTAGACGTGGGCAGCGGCCACTGGGACCTGAG GTGTCACCGCCTGCAGGATTCCCTGTTCAGTTCTGACAGTGGCTTCAGCAACTACCGTGGCATCCTGAATTGGTGTGTGGTGATGCTG ATCTTAAGCAACGCACGGTTATTTCTAGAGAACCTCATCAA GTATGGCATCCTGGTGGACCCCATCCAGGTGGTGTCTCTGTTCCTGAAGGACCCCTACAGCTGGCCAGCTCTGTGCCTGGTCATTG TGGCCAATATCTTTGCCGTGGCTGCGTTCCAGGTGGAGAAGCGCCTGGCCGTG GGAGCTCTGACGGAGCAGGCGGGGCTGCTGCTGCACGGGGTCAACCTGGCCACCATTCTCTGCTTCCCAGCGGCCGTGGCCTTTCTCCTCGAGTCTATCACTCCAG TGGGCTCCGTGCTGGCCCTGATGGTCTACACCATCCTCTTCCTCAAGCTGTTCTCCTACCGGGACGTCAACCTCTGGTGCCGAGAGCGCAGGGCTGGGGCCAAGGCCAAGGCTG CTTTGGCAGGTAAGAAGGCCAACGGGGGAGCTGCCCAGCGCACCGTGAGCTACCCCGACAACCTGACCTACCGCG ATCTCTACTACTTCCTCTTCGCCCCCACCCTGTGCTACGAGCTCAACTTCCCCCGCTCCCCCCGCATCCGAAAGCGCTTCCTGCTGCGGcgactcctggagatg CTGTTCCTCACCCAGCTCCAGGTGGGGCTGATCCAGCAG TGGATGGTCCCGGCCATCCAGAATTCCATGAAGCCCTTCAAG GACATGGACTACTCCCGCATCGTGGAGCGCCTCCTGAAGCTGGCG GTCCCCAACCACCTCATCTGGCTCATCTTCTTCTACTGGCTCTTCCACTCCTGCCTGAACGCCGTGGCTGAGCTCATGCAGTTTGGAGACCGCGAGTTCTACCGGGACTGGTG GAACTCCGAGTCCATCACCTACTTCTGGCAGAACTGGAACATCCCTGTTCACAAGTGGTGCATCAG ACACTTCTACAAGCCCATGCTCCGGCGGGGCAGCAGCAAGTGGGCAGCCAGGACGGCAGTGTTTCTGGCCTCCGCCTTCTTCCACGAG TACCTGGTGAGCATCCCCCTGCGCATGTTCCGCCTCTGGGCCTTCACCGGCATGATGGCGCAG ATCCCGCTGGCCTGGATAGTGGGCCGCTTCTTCCGCGGCAACTACGGCAACGCGGCCGTGTGGCTGTCACTCATCATCGGGCAGCCGGTGGCCGTCCTGATGTACGTCCACGACTACTACGTGCTCAACCGTGAGGCGCCGGCAGCCGGCACCTGA